A single window of Arvicanthis niloticus isolate mArvNil1 chromosome X, mArvNil1.pat.X, whole genome shotgun sequence DNA harbors:
- the C1galt1c1 gene encoding C1GALT1-specific chaperone 1: MLSESSSFLKGVMLGSIFCALITMLGHIRIGNRMHHHEHHHLQAPNKDDILKISEAERMELSKSFRVYCIVLVKPKDVSLWAAVKETWTKHCDKAEFFSSENVKVFESINLDTNDMWLMMRKAYKYAYDKYRDQYNWFFLARPTTFAVIENLKYFLLKKDPSQPFYLGHTIKSGDLEYVSVDGGIVLSIESMKRLNSLLSVPEKCPEQGGMIWKISEDKQLAVCLKYAGVFAENAEDADGKDVFNTKSVGLFIKEAMTNQPNQVVEGCCSDMAVTFNGLTPNQMHVMMYGVYRLRAFGHVFNDALVFLPPNGSEND; this comes from the coding sequence atGCTTTCAGAAAGCAGTTCATTTTTGAAGGGTGTGATGCTTGGAAGCATCTTCTGTGCCTTGATCACTATGCTAGGCCACATTAGGATTGGAAACAGAATGCACCACCATGAGCATCACCATCTGCAAGCCCCTAACAAAGACGATATCTTGAAAATTTCAGAGGCCGAACGCATGGAGCTCAGTAAGAGTTTCCGGGTATACTGTATAGTTCTTGTAAAACCTAAAGATGTGAGTCTTTGGGCTGCAGTGAAGGAGACTTGGACCAAACACTGTGACAAAGCAGAATTCTTCAGTTCTGAAAATGTTAAAGTGTTTGAGTCAATTAATTTGGACACAAATGACATGTGGTTGATGATGAGGAAAGCTTACAAATATGCTTATGATAAATACAGGGACCAATACAACTGGTTCTTCCTTGCACGCCCCACTACTTTTGCTGTTATTGAAAACCtcaaatattttttgttaaaaaaggATCCATCACAACCTTTCTATCTAGGACACACTATAAAATCTGGAGACCTTGAATATGTGAGTGTGGATGGAGGAATTGTCTTAAGCATAGAATCAATGAAAAGACTCAACAGCCTTCTCAGTGTTCCTGAAAAGTGTCCCGAACAAGGAGGAATGATTTGGAAGATATCTGAAGATAAGCAGCTAGCAGTCTGCCTGAAATATGCTGGAGTATTTGCAGAAAATGCAGAAGACGCCGATGGGAAAGATGTGTTTAATACCAAATCTGTTGGCCTTTTCATTAAAGAGGCAATGACTAACCAACCAAACCAGGTAGTAGAAGGATGTTGCTCTGATATGGCTGTTACTTTCAATGGACTGACTCCTAATCAGATGCATGTGATGATGTATGGGGTATACCGGCTTAGGGCATTTGGACATGTTTTCAATGATGCATTGGTTTTCTTACCTCCAAATGGTTCTGAGAATGACTGA